Proteins encoded within one genomic window of Desulfuromonas sp.:
- a CDS encoding chemotaxis protein: EKIVPGIQKTAELVQEIAAASREQDAGAEQINSAIQQLDTVIQQNASASEEMASTAEELSSQSEQLGEMISFFNVGNARRQIAARKHLTAEDHQANLKKAQLAMPSSAGKGNGSGNGSIGIAPGTKNASSGRADTLDQDFEQY, from the coding sequence GGAGAAGATCGTACCGGGGATCCAGAAGACCGCTGAGCTGGTGCAGGAGATTGCCGCGGCCAGCCGCGAGCAGGACGCCGGAGCCGAGCAGATCAACAGCGCAATTCAGCAGCTCGATACGGTTATTCAGCAGAATGCCTCGGCCTCCGAAGAGATGGCCTCAACCGCCGAAGAGCTCTCCAGCCAGTCGGAACAGCTTGGCGAGATGATCTCCTTCTTCAATGTCGGCAACGCCCGTCGGCAGATCGCGGCGCGCAAGCACCTGACCGCCGAAGATCACCAGGCCAACCTGAAGAAAGCCCAGCTGGCGATGCCGTCATCGGCAGGTAAAGGCAACGGCAGTGGCAACGGTTCCATCGGAATTGCTCCGGGCACAAAGAATGCCAGCTCCGGCCGGGCCGATACCCTCGATCAGGATTTTGAACAGTATTGA
- a CDS encoding chemotaxis protein CheW: MTEAAVDMTHQYLTFMLGDETFAVDVAKAREVLDSINITKVPQTPEYMLGVINLRGSVVPVIDMRLKFGLEKRDRTVDTCIIVLEIAVDGDAVVIGAQADSVQEVLEISTGQIEPPPRLGTKLNTEFIRGMGNCNDEFVIILDIDKVFTVDELELAKGMSKTDEEVA, translated from the coding sequence ATGACTGAAGCCGCAGTAGATATGACTCATCAATACCTGACGTTCATGCTCGGGGATGAAACCTTTGCCGTAGATGTTGCCAAGGCGCGCGAGGTTCTCGATAGTATCAATATCACCAAGGTTCCGCAAACGCCGGAGTACATGCTCGGGGTAATCAACCTGCGCGGCAGTGTTGTGCCGGTGATCGATATGCGTCTCAAATTTGGCCTGGAAAAGAGAGACCGAACGGTGGATACCTGTATCATTGTGCTGGAGATCGCCGTTGATGGCGATGCCGTTGTCATCGGTGCCCAGGCCGATTCGGTGCAGGAGGTTCTCGAGATTAGCACCGGACAGATCGAGCCGCCGCCGCGACTCGGGACGAAGCTCAACACCGAATTCATCCGTGGGATGGGCAACTGCAATGACGAGTTTGTCATCATCCTTGATATCGACAAGGTCTTTACAGTTGACGAACTGGAACTGGCAAAGGGTATGTCGAAAACTGATGAAGAGGTCGCATGA